One segment of Caldalkalibacillus thermarum DNA contains the following:
- the lysA gene encoding diaminopimelate decarboxylase, which translates to MALYGTSRINASGHLEIGGCDVVELAQTYGTPLVIYDEEYIRRRCQAFVQAFKDKGMQAQVAYASKAFSSIAICQLIEEEGLSLDVVSGGELYTALKAGFPPERIHFHGNNKSLQELKMGLESGIGCFVVDNFTELAHLHALAEARQQKVKILLRITPGIEAHTHEYITTGQEDSKFGFDLNSGQAFEALKQALSQPYYHVLGLHAHIGSQIFDTAAFQLVIQRLAQFVQEASKKLGWQISVLNLGGGFGIRYTAEDTPLLPQEYVYALCDSVHKEWQTLRQPLPEIWIEPGRSIVGEAGTTVYTIGAFKEVPGVRQYISVDGGMSDNLRVALYQAKYEACVANRMTENNSEVYTVAGKLCETGDILIWDLPLPRVKEGDLLAVFCTGAYGYSMANNYNRIPRPAVVMVRDGEAHLIIRRETYGDLIRNDIPLMSKITQK; encoded by the coding sequence ATGGCCCTCTATGGTACGAGCAGGATCAACGCAAGTGGTCATCTGGAGATCGGCGGATGTGATGTGGTGGAATTGGCTCAAACGTACGGGACTCCGCTTGTGATCTATGATGAGGAGTATATCCGCCGCAGGTGCCAGGCTTTTGTGCAGGCCTTTAAGGATAAAGGAATGCAAGCGCAAGTGGCATATGCCAGTAAGGCGTTTAGCAGCATCGCCATTTGTCAATTAATAGAAGAAGAGGGACTCTCATTGGATGTTGTCTCTGGAGGAGAACTCTATACAGCTTTAAAAGCTGGTTTTCCCCCAGAGCGCATTCATTTTCATGGCAATAACAAATCCTTACAAGAGTTGAAAATGGGACTGGAGTCTGGAATTGGCTGTTTTGTAGTGGACAACTTTACAGAGTTGGCTCATTTACATGCACTTGCAGAGGCGCGCCAACAGAAAGTAAAGATTTTATTACGTATTACGCCGGGTATTGAGGCCCATACTCATGAATACATTACAACTGGGCAGGAAGATTCCAAATTTGGATTTGATTTAAACAGCGGCCAGGCATTTGAAGCCCTCAAGCAAGCGCTGAGCCAGCCTTACTACCATGTTCTCGGGCTCCATGCCCATATTGGTTCCCAGATATTTGACACTGCAGCCTTTCAGTTGGTGATTCAACGGCTGGCCCAGTTTGTGCAGGAGGCCAGCAAAAAGCTGGGCTGGCAGATCTCCGTACTCAACTTAGGAGGGGGCTTCGGTATCCGTTATACGGCAGAAGATACCCCCCTTTTGCCCCAGGAATATGTCTATGCCTTGTGCGACAGCGTCCACAAGGAATGGCAGACTTTACGCCAACCGCTGCCGGAGATCTGGATCGAGCCGGGGCGCAGTATCGTGGGTGAAGCAGGAACCACTGTATACACGATTGGTGCGTTCAAGGAGGTGCCAGGTGTCCGTCAATATATATCGGTTGATGGGGGCATGAGTGACAATTTGCGTGTGGCCTTGTATCAGGCCAAATATGAAGCCTGTGTGGCCAACCGGATGACAGAGAACAATAGCGAAGTGTATACGGTGGCCGGCAAATTATGCGAGACAGGGGATATTTTGATTTGGGATCTCCCTTTGCCCCGCGTCAAAGAGGGGGACCTGCTGGCTGTTTTTTGTACAGGTGCGTACGGCTATTCCATGGCCAATAATTATAATCGCATCCCTCGTCCTGCCGTCGTGATGGTCCGAGACGGAGAGGCACACCTGATTATCCGGCGTGAAACCTACGGAGACCTGATTAGAAATGACATTCCTTTAATGTCTAAAATCACGCAAAAATAA
- a CDS encoding peptidylprolyl isomerase: MASYATIIMENGAEIELELFEEDAPNTVANFVKLAKEGFYDGLTFHRVIPGFVAQGGCPRGDGTGGPGYTIKCEINPNKHERGSVAMAHAGRDTGGSQFYICYQPQPHLDGRHTVFGKVVNGMEYVDEFQGDDRMKTIKVMENNEAS, encoded by the coding sequence ATGGCAAGTTATGCCACCATTATCATGGAAAACGGAGCGGAAATTGAACTGGAATTGTTTGAGGAAGATGCTCCGAATACGGTGGCCAATTTTGTCAAGTTGGCCAAGGAAGGCTTTTATGACGGGCTGACCTTTCACCGGGTCATTCCCGGTTTTGTAGCCCAGGGCGGATGCCCCCGGGGGGATGGCACCGGAGGGCCGGGTTACACGATTAAGTGTGAAATTAATCCTAACAAACATGAACGGGGGTCGGTGGCCATGGCCCACGCGGGTCGTGACACAGGAGGGAGCCAGTTTTATATTTGTTACCAGCCGCAGCCTCACTTGGACGGCCGCCATACCGTGTTTGGCAAAGTGGTAAATGGAATGGAGTATGTGGATGAGTTTCAGGGAGATGACCGCATGAAAACGATCAAAGTGATGGAAAACAATGAAGCATCCTAG
- the ribD gene encoding bifunctional diaminohydroxyphosphoribosylaminopyrimidine deaminase/5-amino-6-(5-phosphoribosylamino)uracil reductase RibD, with amino-acid sequence MASERDSYYMKLALQLAEATSGQTSPNPVVGAVIVKDSEIVGLGAHLKAGEAHAEVHALAMAKEKAQGATMYVTLEPCSHYGRTPPCADAVIEAGIKRVVIAACDPNPLVRGRGVEKLKAAGLEVEVGLFKEEAERLNEIFNYYIVHRRPFVTLKTATTLDGKIATVTGESQWITGEEARADVHLLRHRHDAILVGINTVLRDNPRLTTRIAGQSGRHPVRVILDSKLRIPLDAQVTHTEQAPTWIFTTDQAPAERVKALTEKGVKVVKISSETRVDVEQVLAYLGEQGIASVLVEGGGEVNASFLQGGFVNKVVAYLAPKLIGGNEAPGAFRGQGVLSLAQSLHLKDVSVETLGQDLKVVGYLK; translated from the coding sequence GTGGCTTCAGAACGGGATTCCTATTATATGAAGCTGGCCCTTCAGTTAGCGGAAGCGACAAGCGGGCAAACCTCTCCCAATCCTGTGGTAGGGGCAGTGATTGTCAAAGATTCTGAGATTGTCGGCTTAGGGGCCCATCTGAAAGCGGGGGAGGCACATGCGGAAGTTCATGCCCTGGCCATGGCCAAAGAAAAGGCGCAAGGAGCCACGATGTATGTGACCCTTGAGCCTTGCAGCCATTATGGGAGGACCCCTCCCTGTGCCGACGCTGTCATTGAGGCAGGGATTAAACGGGTGGTCATTGCGGCTTGTGATCCCAATCCCCTGGTCAGGGGAAGGGGCGTGGAAAAGCTGAAAGCAGCAGGTTTGGAAGTAGAAGTAGGTTTGTTTAAAGAAGAAGCCGAGCGCTTGAATGAGATCTTTAATTACTATATCGTCCACCGGAGACCGTTTGTGACATTAAAAACAGCGACGACCCTCGACGGCAAGATCGCCACGGTCACTGGCGAGAGCCAGTGGATTACAGGCGAAGAAGCCCGGGCAGATGTCCATCTCTTGCGTCACCGGCATGATGCCATTTTGGTGGGGATCAATACGGTCCTGCGTGACAATCCCCGCTTAACCACCCGTATTGCCGGACAGTCTGGACGTCATCCGGTTAGAGTCATCCTGGATTCCAAGTTAAGAATCCCGTTAGATGCCCAGGTCACACACACGGAACAAGCGCCGACGTGGATCTTTACCACGGACCAGGCTCCGGCAGAACGAGTGAAAGCATTGACCGAAAAGGGGGTCAAGGTGGTCAAGATTTCTTCGGAAACTCGGGTGGATGTGGAACAGGTGCTGGCTTATCTGGGAGAACAGGGCATTGCCTCGGTTCTGGTTGAAGGCGGAGGAGAAGTCAATGCCTCGTTTCTCCAAGGCGGTTTTGTAAACAAAGTTGTGGCTTATTTAGCCCCGAAGCTGATCGGCGGCAACGAGGCCCCCGGCGCTTTCCGCGGCCAAGGCGTGCTTTCCCTGGCTCAGAGTTTGCATTTAAAAGATGTCAGCGTTGAAACCCTGGGCCAGGATCTCAAAGTCGTGGGCTATTTGAAATGA
- the ribE gene encoding riboflavin synthase: MFTGIVEEIGTVKGVHKGHDHFQLVIGANKILEDIHTGDSIAVNGVCLTVTNYTRDSFQVDVMPETLKATSLGHVTSGSKVNLERAMPANGRFGGHIVSGHVDGTGTITAITSRGNAVYFTVQTPPELMKYLVPKGSVTVDGISLTVVEVGKNQFSVSIIPHTLSETILHTKQVGDVVNLECDVLAKYLERLLAVRGMFADGSGVAGGQKGLTRETLEKNGYL; encoded by the coding sequence ATGTTTACAGGGATTGTTGAGGAGATTGGGACGGTCAAGGGCGTTCATAAAGGGCACGACCACTTTCAGCTGGTGATCGGTGCCAACAAAATTCTCGAGGACATTCACACAGGGGACAGCATAGCCGTTAACGGGGTGTGTCTGACCGTGACCAACTATACCCGGGACAGCTTCCAAGTGGATGTGATGCCTGAAACATTAAAAGCAACCAGCCTGGGCCATGTGACCAGCGGGAGCAAGGTAAACCTTGAACGGGCCATGCCGGCCAACGGACGTTTTGGGGGCCATATTGTCTCCGGCCATGTGGATGGGACGGGAACGATTACTGCCATTACCTCCCGGGGCAATGCGGTTTATTTTACCGTGCAAACACCGCCGGAGCTGATGAAATACCTGGTTCCCAAAGGTTCTGTTACGGTTGACGGCATCAGCCTGACCGTCGTGGAAGTTGGAAAAAACCAATTTTCAGTGTCCATTATTCCCCATACCTTGTCCGAGACGATCCTGCACACCAAGCAGGTGGGGGATGTTGTCAATCTGGAATGTGATGTGTTAGCTAAATACTTGGAACGTTTGCTTGCTGTGCGGGGTATGTTTGCCGACGGCAGCGGTGTGGCCGGTGGGCAAAAGGGGCTGACCAGGGAGACACTGGAGAAAAACGGGTATTTATAA
- a CDS encoding bifunctional 3,4-dihydroxy-2-butanone-4-phosphate synthase/GTP cyclohydrolase II yields the protein MFDPIEEAIYELMQGRVIIVVDDEDRENEGDFVALAEKCTPEIINFMITHGRGLVCVPITEQRARELDLHPMVDHNTDPHGTAFTVSVDYKTTTTGISAHERSDTIRALIDPKAKKTDFKRPGHIFPLIAKEGGVLRRAGHTEAAVDLARMCGAYPAGIICEIMNEDGTMARVPQLRKIADKFDLKMITIKDLIKYRNKKDTLIKREVEVDLPTEYGRFKVIAYSNVVDNKEHLALVKGPINPDRPTLVRVHSECLTGDVFGSHRCDCGPQLHAALKQIEAEGNGVLLYMRQEGRGIGLINKLKAYTLQDKGLDTVEANQKLGFAPDLRDYGIGAQILKDIGVRKMRLLTNNPRKIAGLEGYDLEVVERVPIQTEIHQENRRYLETKKSKLGHLLHMD from the coding sequence ATGTTTGATCCAATCGAGGAAGCGATTTACGAACTGATGCAAGGGCGGGTCATCATTGTTGTTGACGATGAAGACCGGGAAAATGAGGGTGACTTTGTGGCCTTAGCCGAGAAGTGTACCCCGGAAATCATTAACTTCATGATTACCCATGGGCGGGGGCTTGTTTGTGTGCCCATAACGGAACAACGTGCCAGAGAACTGGATTTGCATCCTATGGTTGATCACAATACCGACCCCCATGGCACTGCTTTTACTGTTTCCGTGGATTACAAAACAACAACAACCGGTATCTCTGCCCATGAACGCTCGGATACGATTCGAGCCTTAATTGATCCCAAAGCGAAAAAGACAGACTTTAAGCGTCCCGGTCACATCTTTCCCCTTATTGCGAAAGAGGGTGGTGTATTGCGCCGGGCTGGCCATACGGAGGCAGCGGTGGATCTGGCCCGGATGTGTGGCGCTTATCCAGCGGGCATTATTTGTGAAATTATGAATGAAGATGGAACCATGGCCCGGGTGCCCCAATTAAGAAAGATTGCAGATAAATTTGACTTGAAAATGATCACCATTAAGGATTTAATTAAATATCGGAACAAAAAAGATACATTGATTAAGCGGGAGGTGGAGGTTGACCTTCCCACCGAGTACGGCCGGTTTAAGGTGATTGCCTACAGTAATGTTGTCGATAACAAAGAACATCTTGCCCTGGTGAAAGGGCCTATCAATCCAGACCGGCCTACCCTGGTTCGTGTGCACTCCGAATGCTTAACTGGAGATGTGTTTGGTTCTCACCGCTGCGACTGCGGCCCCCAACTGCATGCCGCCTTGAAACAGATTGAAGCGGAAGGCAATGGGGTCCTTCTGTACATGCGTCAGGAAGGAAGGGGAATTGGCCTGATTAACAAGCTGAAAGCCTATACCTTGCAAGACAAAGGATTAGATACGGTGGAGGCCAATCAAAAATTAGGTTTTGCGCCCGATTTGAGAGATTATGGGATCGGTGCCCAGATATTAAAAGACATAGGTGTGCGCAAAATGCGTTTGCTGACTAACAATCCCCGTAAAATTGCCGGATTGGAAGGATATGATCTGGAAGTTGTCGAAAGAGTACCGATACAGACAGAAATTCATCAAGAAAACCGGAGATATCTGGAAACGAAAAAATCGAAGCTGGGCCATTTGTTGCACATGGATTAA
- the ribH gene encoding 6,7-dimethyl-8-ribityllumazine synthase translates to MGQTYEGHLVGSDLKVGIVVGRFNEFITHKLLGGAQDALIRHGVNKDAIDVAWVPGSFEIPLAAKRMAETGRYDAIIALGCVIRGATPHFDYVCSEVSKGISRLNLDLDLPVIFGVITTDTIEQAVERAGTKAGNKGWEAALAAIEMANLLKQFKR, encoded by the coding sequence ATGGGACAAACTTATGAAGGACATTTGGTGGGATCCGACTTGAAAGTGGGCATTGTTGTGGGACGGTTCAATGAGTTTATTACGCACAAATTGCTGGGAGGTGCACAGGACGCACTCATCCGTCATGGTGTGAACAAGGATGCGATCGATGTGGCTTGGGTCCCGGGCTCCTTTGAAATCCCCCTGGCCGCTAAGCGCATGGCGGAAACTGGGAGATATGACGCCATCATTGCCTTGGGATGTGTGATTCGCGGCGCAACCCCCCATTTTGACTATGTGTGCAGCGAAGTATCCAAAGGGATATCCCGGCTCAATCTGGATCTGGACTTACCAGTGATCTTTGGCGTGATTACCACAGACACCATTGAACAGGCCGTGGAGCGCGCTGGTACAAAAGCGGGGAACAAAGGCTGGGAAGCTGCCTTGGCCGCTATTGAAATGGCCAATCTGCTTAAACAATTTAAACGTTAA
- a CDS encoding segregation and condensation protein A, producing the protein MLQVKLESFEGPLDLLLHLIDKAEVDIYEISVSEIADQYVAYIRQMQELELEIASEFLVMACTLLAIKSKMLLPKKEEYTFQPMLDMELEEEYDPRLELIERLVQYRKYKQLASLLREEEAKRSQIYTRPAEDLSSFIDRDDINPVANVSLFDLVDALQEVLKKKEEEPLSKVERDEISVSERMKEIKACLERKKEITFDQLFEGKRTKTQIVVTFLALLELIKKNEVYCQQDRLFGKIKISLAMEVYAHGS; encoded by the coding sequence ATGTTACAAGTGAAGTTAGAATCGTTTGAAGGGCCCCTTGATTTGCTTCTGCATTTGATTGATAAGGCAGAAGTGGACATCTATGAAATCTCTGTTTCGGAAATTGCCGATCAATATGTGGCTTACATCCGGCAGATGCAAGAGCTGGAACTGGAAATTGCCAGCGAATTTTTGGTCATGGCTTGCACCCTGTTGGCCATTAAGAGTAAAATGCTGCTGCCTAAAAAAGAGGAATATACCTTTCAGCCCATGCTGGACATGGAGCTGGAAGAGGAGTATGATCCAAGGTTAGAGCTGATCGAGCGTCTGGTGCAATACAGAAAATATAAACAGTTAGCGTCCTTATTGAGGGAAGAAGAAGCTAAACGGAGTCAAATATACACCCGTCCAGCCGAGGATTTGTCTTCCTTTATTGACCGGGATGATATTAACCCGGTGGCCAATGTCAGCCTGTTTGACCTGGTTGATGCCCTTCAAGAGGTGTTGAAAAAAAAGGAAGAGGAACCGTTAAGTAAAGTGGAAAGGGATGAAATCTCGGTCAGCGAACGAATGAAAGAGATTAAGGCTTGTTTGGAGCGGAAAAAAGAGATCACCTTCGACCAGCTGTTTGAAGGCAAGCGGACCAAAACGCAGATCGTGGTTACCTTCCTCGCCTTGCTGGAATTAATTAAAAAAAACGAGGTGTATTGCCAGCAAGACCGCTTGTTTGGGAAAATTAAGATTTCATTAGCCATGGAGGTATACGCGCATGGATCGTGA
- the scpB gene encoding SMC-Scp complex subunit ScpB codes for MDREHLLAVIEGLLFVAGNEGLEAKQIADVLEIKTAAVPQLIEEMKKKFKEQNRGIQVVEIAGSYQLTTRPEHAPYFEKLAHSPSHATLSQAALETLAIIAYKQPVTRAEIEEVRGVKSEKAINTLLNKSLIKEVGRKEGPGRAILYGTTKEFLDYFGLNSLDDLPDLPEEIDMDQVKKEANFLFSTPEPETQEG; via the coding sequence ATGGATCGTGAACACCTGCTTGCTGTGATCGAAGGGCTCTTGTTTGTCGCAGGCAACGAAGGGCTGGAGGCCAAACAAATCGCTGACGTCCTGGAAATCAAAACAGCAGCTGTTCCCCAGTTGATCGAAGAAATGAAGAAAAAATTTAAAGAACAAAACAGAGGCATTCAAGTGGTTGAAATTGCCGGCTCCTATCAATTGACGACACGGCCGGAACATGCTCCTTATTTTGAAAAACTGGCCCATTCTCCTTCTCACGCCACACTGTCTCAAGCCGCTTTGGAGACGCTGGCCATTATCGCCTATAAGCAGCCGGTCACCCGGGCGGAAATAGAGGAAGTACGCGGGGTTAAGAGTGAAAAAGCGATCAACACCCTGCTGAACAAATCGCTCATTAAGGAAGTCGGGCGTAAAGAAGGGCCTGGCAGGGCCATCCTGTATGGCACAACAAAGGAGTTTCTGGACTATTTCGGTTTAAACAGTCTGGACGACTTACCCGATCTGCCTGAGGAAATCGATATGGATCAAGTGAAAAAAGAAGCCAACTTCTTGTTTTCCACTCCGGAGCCGGAAACGCAAGAAGGATAG
- a CDS encoding D-alanyl-D-alanine carboxypeptidase family protein gives MKSKQVMITALVLTLLLSLVPQKAGAELNVSAQAAILIDAESKRVLFEKNAYEPLRIASITKIMTAIVALEHGDLKDVVTASKNACSVEGSSIYLRPGEKMTLEDLLYGLILRSGNDAAVAIAEHIGGSVEGFVFLMNQKAEELGMEQTVFNNPHGLDTHEEHYSTAYDMALLTAYALQNETFATIASTRKKTAPLEGEKWDRVWYNKNRLLSMYPYADGVKTGYTQRAKRTLVSSATKDGHRLIAVTLNAPDDWNDHINMFEYGFQHYTLVTFAGEGELLKEERFERTDGHFKYLNSFRYPLREDEHLKKQIVIDPVFKQEDLPAIPKPAGYVHYFLDNEEIGRVPVGFIPHEKPPSFWQRLRNLFDTLVGVVHG, from the coding sequence GTGAAAAGCAAACAGGTCATGATCACCGCGCTGGTACTCACACTTTTGCTCTCCCTGGTCCCCCAAAAGGCTGGTGCGGAGCTGAATGTGTCTGCTCAGGCCGCCATTCTCATAGATGCGGAATCAAAGCGGGTGTTGTTTGAGAAAAATGCCTATGAGCCGTTGCGCATTGCCAGTATTACCAAAATCATGACAGCCATTGTCGCTCTGGAGCATGGCGATTTGAAAGACGTGGTGACCGCGTCCAAAAATGCCTGTAGCGTTGAAGGGTCATCCATTTACCTCAGGCCAGGAGAAAAAATGACCTTGGAAGATCTGCTTTACGGGTTAATACTTCGTTCGGGAAATGATGCAGCGGTTGCCATTGCCGAACATATAGGGGGATCGGTGGAAGGTTTTGTTTTTTTAATGAATCAAAAAGCGGAAGAGTTAGGAATGGAACAAACAGTGTTTAATAATCCCCACGGCTTGGACACCCATGAGGAGCACTATTCAACGGCTTACGATATGGCCCTGCTTACCGCTTATGCCCTGCAGAATGAGACTTTTGCCACAATTGCCTCTACACGGAAGAAAACCGCGCCATTAGAAGGAGAGAAATGGGACCGGGTTTGGTATAACAAAAACCGTTTGCTCTCCATGTATCCCTATGCCGATGGAGTTAAAACTGGCTATACTCAACGGGCCAAACGGACGCTTGTTTCATCAGCGACCAAGGATGGCCATCGCTTGATTGCCGTGACATTAAATGCGCCCGATGACTGGAATGATCACATCAATATGTTTGAATATGGCTTTCAGCATTATACTTTGGTCACTTTCGCTGGAGAGGGAGAGCTGCTTAAAGAAGAGCGTTTTGAGAGAACAGACGGTCACTTTAAATATCTTAACAGCTTTCGTTATCCCCTCCGGGAAGATGAACATCTCAAGAAACAGATCGTTATAGATCCAGTTTTTAAACAGGAAGATCTCCCGGCCATTCCTAAGCCGGCTGGTTATGTGCATTACTTTTTGGATAATGAAGAAATTGGCAGGGTCCCAGTAGGATTCATTCCGCACGAAAAGCCTCCTTCCTTCTGGCAACGGTTAAGAAACCTGTTTGACACCTTGGTGGGTGTTGTCCATGGTTAA
- a CDS encoding nucleoside recognition domain-containing protein yields the protein MVNVIWFGLIVIGVIVAALEGNLQAVNEAAFEGAKEGVTICFGLISILVFWLGMMKIARESGLLETFAKILSPVAHRLFPDVPKDHPAMGYILANMSANLFGLGNAATPMGIKAMEELQKLNPHKEKATPAMITLMALNTSSITLIPTTVIAIRLNYGSSNAVEIVGTTLFATFCSTLIAVMLDRWCRRRYGY from the coding sequence ATGGTTAATGTCATCTGGTTCGGTTTGATCGTCATCGGGGTTATTGTTGCTGCCCTGGAAGGAAACTTGCAAGCGGTAAATGAAGCCGCCTTCGAAGGAGCCAAAGAAGGGGTCACCATTTGTTTTGGGTTGATCAGCATCTTGGTTTTCTGGCTGGGGATGATGAAAATTGCCCGGGAATCTGGCTTGTTGGAGACATTTGCCAAAATTTTGAGTCCGGTTGCTCACCGCCTGTTTCCTGATGTACCTAAGGATCATCCTGCCATGGGTTATATCCTGGCCAATATGAGCGCCAATTTATTCGGCTTAGGCAATGCTGCGACTCCTATGGGCATTAAAGCGATGGAAGAGCTGCAAAAGTTAAATCCACACAAAGAAAAGGCCACCCCTGCCATGATTACGTTAATGGCGCTGAATACATCCAGTATTACATTAATTCCGACCACAGTCATTGCGATCCGCTTAAATTACGGCTCCAGCAACGCGGTGGAAATTGTGGGGACCACTTTGTTTGCCACGTTTTGCTCTACCCTGATTGCTGTCATGCTGGACAGGTGGTGCCGCCGTCGCTACGGATACTAA
- a CDS encoding spore maturation protein, protein MYTVITAISVWAIPALICFILIYGIIKGLPVYETFVEGAKEGFGTAINIIPHLVGMMVAVSIFRASGALDYLLLFISPVLSLLYIPAEVVPLAIIRPISGAGALAITSDLIAQYGPDSFIGRLASTMQGSTDTTLYVLTVYFGAIGVRKIGYALKVGLLADLAGALAAILIVTIVFG, encoded by the coding sequence GTGTATACGGTTATAACGGCCATATCGGTCTGGGCTATTCCGGCGTTGATTTGTTTTATCCTTATCTATGGCATCATCAAAGGTTTGCCCGTTTATGAAACGTTTGTGGAGGGAGCTAAGGAAGGATTCGGCACGGCGATCAATATTATTCCCCATCTGGTTGGGATGATGGTGGCGGTTTCCATTTTCCGGGCTTCCGGCGCATTGGATTATCTCCTGCTGTTTATCTCTCCTGTGCTTTCTCTGTTGTATATCCCTGCAGAGGTTGTGCCACTGGCCATCATCAGGCCTATTTCTGGAGCAGGGGCACTAGCCATCACATCCGATTTGATTGCCCAATATGGACCGGATTCTTTTATTGGGCGCTTGGCCTCCACCATGCAAGGGAGCACAGACACCACGCTTTATGTGTTAACGGTCTATTTTGGTGCAATTGGTGTACGCAAAATTGGCTATGCCCTTAAAGTGGGCTTATTGGCCGATTTGGCCGGAGCTTTAGCCGCCATTCTGATTGTGACCATTGTCTTTGGATAG